Proteins from a genomic interval of Zonotrichia albicollis isolate bZonAlb1 chromosome 27, bZonAlb1.hap1, whole genome shotgun sequence:
- the IFT46 gene encoding intraflagellar transport protein 46 homolog isoform X1, which translates to MATAAAAAAARREARRAEVGHGGHGGTQRAEPRPVENQPYDESLELPEADPGARSPRAGTAGRLRDSRRPGVPVGAAGSGGRDSGGKEEAAAHFPGPATFSEDDDEDDEDSEEDSSESDSEEDSEEHGATLEGDFNAADFDYLQVSSEIKDLFEYIKRYTPKTIEIEHKLQPFIPDFIPAVGDIDAFLKVPRPDGKPDNLGLLVLDEPSTKQSDPTVLSLWLTENSKQHNITQQIKVKSLENAENNPKAIESWIESISELHRCKPPATVHYSRPMPDIETLMQEWSPEFEELLGKVGLPSAEMSCDLAEYIDMICAILDIPVYKSRIHPLHVLFSLFLEFKNSQHFKPLADGQKGRSPPSNPPSQAAEAEVLSFN; encoded by the exons ATGgcgacggcggcggcggcggcggcggcgcggcgggaaGCGAGGCGGGCGGAGGTGGGGCACGGGGGACACGGCGGGACACAACGGGCGGAG CCCCGCCCGGTGGAGAACCAGCCGTACGACgagagcctggagctgcctgaggcCGATCCCGGAGCCCGCTCGCCGCGGGCGGGGACGGCGGGCCGCCTGCGGGACTCTCGTCGGCCCGGGGTGCCGGTCGGAGCGGCCGGGAGCGGCGGCCGGGACAGCGGAGGGAAG GAGGAGGCAGCGGCACACTTCCCCGGCCCAGCCACCTTCAGCGAGGATGACGACGAGGACGATGAGGACTCGGAGGAAGATTCCTCGGAGAGCGACTCGGAGGAGGACTCGGAGGAGCACGGGGCCACGCTGGAGGG TGACTTCAATGCAGCAGATTTTGACTACCTGCAGGTGTCCTCTGAAATCAAAGATCTCTTTGAATACATCAAGAG GTACACTCCCAAAACAATAGAGATTGAACACAAGCTGCAGCCTTTTATTCCAGACTTTATTCCTGCTGTTGGAGACATTGATGCATTCCTAAAG GTTCCTCGTCCTGATGGCAAGCCTGACAACCTTGGCCTGCTGGTCCTGGATGAGCCCTCAACCAAGCAGTCAGACCCCACCGTGCTCTCCCTTTGGCTGACAGAGAACTCCAAGCAGCACAACATCACA CAGCAAATAAAAGTGAAGAGTTTGGAGAATGCAGAAAATAACCCTAAAGCCATTGAGAGCTGGATTGAAAGTATTAGTGAACTGCATCGCTGCAAGCCTCCTGCCACAGTCCATTACTCCAG GCCAATGCCTGACATCGAGACCCTGATGCAGGAATGGTCACCAGAATTCGAGGAGCTCCTGGGAAAG GTGGGTCTTCCGAGCGCAGAGATGAGCTGTGACCTTGCCGAGTACATCGACATGATCTGCG CCATTCTGGACATCCCCGTGTACAAGAGCCGGATCCACCCTCTGCACGtcctcttctccctctttttggAGTTCAAGAACtcgcag CACTTCAAGCCcctggctgatgggcagaaGGGCAGGAGCCCACCATCCAACCCACCCTCACAAGCAGCGGAGGCAGAGGTGTTGAGCTTTAATTGA
- the IFT46 gene encoding intraflagellar transport protein 46 homolog isoform X3 codes for MATAAAAAAARREARRAEPRPVENQPYDESLELPEADPGARSPRAGTAGRLRDSRRPGVPVGAAGSGGRDSGGKEEAAAHFPGPATFSEDDDEDDEDSEEDSSESDSEEDSEEHGATLEGDFNAADFDYLQVSSEIKDLFEYIKRYTPKTIEIEHKLQPFIPDFIPAVGDIDAFLKVPRPDGKPDNLGLLVLDEPSTKQSDPTVLSLWLTENSKQHNITQQIKVKSLENAENNPKAIESWIESISELHRCKPPATVHYSRPMPDIETLMQEWSPEFEELLGKVGLPSAEMSCDLAEYIDMICAILDIPVYKSRIHPLHVLFSLFLEFKNSQHFKPLADGQKGRSPPSNPPSQAAEAEVLSFN; via the exons ATGgcgacggcggcggcggcggcggcggcgcggcgggaaGCGAGGCGGGCGGAG CCCCGCCCGGTGGAGAACCAGCCGTACGACgagagcctggagctgcctgaggcCGATCCCGGAGCCCGCTCGCCGCGGGCGGGGACGGCGGGCCGCCTGCGGGACTCTCGTCGGCCCGGGGTGCCGGTCGGAGCGGCCGGGAGCGGCGGCCGGGACAGCGGAGGGAAG GAGGAGGCAGCGGCACACTTCCCCGGCCCAGCCACCTTCAGCGAGGATGACGACGAGGACGATGAGGACTCGGAGGAAGATTCCTCGGAGAGCGACTCGGAGGAGGACTCGGAGGAGCACGGGGCCACGCTGGAGGG TGACTTCAATGCAGCAGATTTTGACTACCTGCAGGTGTCCTCTGAAATCAAAGATCTCTTTGAATACATCAAGAG GTACACTCCCAAAACAATAGAGATTGAACACAAGCTGCAGCCTTTTATTCCAGACTTTATTCCTGCTGTTGGAGACATTGATGCATTCCTAAAG GTTCCTCGTCCTGATGGCAAGCCTGACAACCTTGGCCTGCTGGTCCTGGATGAGCCCTCAACCAAGCAGTCAGACCCCACCGTGCTCTCCCTTTGGCTGACAGAGAACTCCAAGCAGCACAACATCACA CAGCAAATAAAAGTGAAGAGTTTGGAGAATGCAGAAAATAACCCTAAAGCCATTGAGAGCTGGATTGAAAGTATTAGTGAACTGCATCGCTGCAAGCCTCCTGCCACAGTCCATTACTCCAG GCCAATGCCTGACATCGAGACCCTGATGCAGGAATGGTCACCAGAATTCGAGGAGCTCCTGGGAAAG GTGGGTCTTCCGAGCGCAGAGATGAGCTGTGACCTTGCCGAGTACATCGACATGATCTGCG CCATTCTGGACATCCCCGTGTACAAGAGCCGGATCCACCCTCTGCACGtcctcttctccctctttttggAGTTCAAGAACtcgcag CACTTCAAGCCcctggctgatgggcagaaGGGCAGGAGCCCACCATCCAACCCACCCTCACAAGCAGCGGAGGCAGAGGTGTTGAGCTTTAATTGA
- the IFT46 gene encoding intraflagellar transport protein 46 homolog isoform X2, whose translation MATAAAAAAARREARRAEVGHGGHGGTQRAEPRPVENQPYDESLELPEADPGARSPRAGTAGRLRDSRRPGVPVGAAGSGGRDSGGKEEAAAHFPGPATFSEDDDEDDEDSEEDSSESDSEEDSEEHGATLEGDFNAADFDYLQVSSEIKDLFEYIKRYTPKTIEIEHKLQPFIPDFIPAVGDIDAFLKVPRPDGKPDNLGLLVLDEPSTKQSDPTVLSLWLTENSKQHNITQIKVKSLENAENNPKAIESWIESISELHRCKPPATVHYSRPMPDIETLMQEWSPEFEELLGKVGLPSAEMSCDLAEYIDMICAILDIPVYKSRIHPLHVLFSLFLEFKNSQHFKPLADGQKGRSPPSNPPSQAAEAEVLSFN comes from the exons ATGgcgacggcggcggcggcggcggcggcgcggcgggaaGCGAGGCGGGCGGAGGTGGGGCACGGGGGACACGGCGGGACACAACGGGCGGAG CCCCGCCCGGTGGAGAACCAGCCGTACGACgagagcctggagctgcctgaggcCGATCCCGGAGCCCGCTCGCCGCGGGCGGGGACGGCGGGCCGCCTGCGGGACTCTCGTCGGCCCGGGGTGCCGGTCGGAGCGGCCGGGAGCGGCGGCCGGGACAGCGGAGGGAAG GAGGAGGCAGCGGCACACTTCCCCGGCCCAGCCACCTTCAGCGAGGATGACGACGAGGACGATGAGGACTCGGAGGAAGATTCCTCGGAGAGCGACTCGGAGGAGGACTCGGAGGAGCACGGGGCCACGCTGGAGGG TGACTTCAATGCAGCAGATTTTGACTACCTGCAGGTGTCCTCTGAAATCAAAGATCTCTTTGAATACATCAAGAG GTACACTCCCAAAACAATAGAGATTGAACACAAGCTGCAGCCTTTTATTCCAGACTTTATTCCTGCTGTTGGAGACATTGATGCATTCCTAAAG GTTCCTCGTCCTGATGGCAAGCCTGACAACCTTGGCCTGCTGGTCCTGGATGAGCCCTCAACCAAGCAGTCAGACCCCACCGTGCTCTCCCTTTGGCTGACAGAGAACTCCAAGCAGCACAACATCACA CAAATAAAAGTGAAGAGTTTGGAGAATGCAGAAAATAACCCTAAAGCCATTGAGAGCTGGATTGAAAGTATTAGTGAACTGCATCGCTGCAAGCCTCCTGCCACAGTCCATTACTCCAG GCCAATGCCTGACATCGAGACCCTGATGCAGGAATGGTCACCAGAATTCGAGGAGCTCCTGGGAAAG GTGGGTCTTCCGAGCGCAGAGATGAGCTGTGACCTTGCCGAGTACATCGACATGATCTGCG CCATTCTGGACATCCCCGTGTACAAGAGCCGGATCCACCCTCTGCACGtcctcttctccctctttttggAGTTCAAGAACtcgcag CACTTCAAGCCcctggctgatgggcagaaGGGCAGGAGCCCACCATCCAACCCACCCTCACAAGCAGCGGAGGCAGAGGTGTTGAGCTTTAATTGA
- the TMEM25 gene encoding LOW QUALITY PROTEIN: transmembrane protein 25 (The sequence of the model RefSeq protein was modified relative to this genomic sequence to represent the inferred CDS: deleted 1 base in 1 codon; substituted 1 base at 1 genomic stop codon) yields the protein MGCASGWPGAALALLLLPLLSLLALCLAGEALVGSGAXLPEQDPCHSSDVGGSLAALEELDPATERQPRTVCTLQEGESRIFTCWVPRPAPGATLAWYLNGQKQEANLSTADTASILTFTGQRSDHQLNCSLTIPTSSESYNTSILLNVQYKPEILQEGAHYQQVEGTGLLLVLFVLVQANPPASITWMDKHGHMMANTSKFLLLGATSYPGLANHSLHIHFNCTAGNLSISAANSVGITTASLLPTGLLDARVELPVLGVAIGAALALSALLSLGSCAACLACRLPELMRGPGQAGPSPRSQCSHCSSSGPPQPQGTRLPRQTQSLPPNLRLGDLAQEEGASPKDAGASARGEESALLGLENSLVRSKLGFIQLPVSGRIYKVPSMSSDEIWL from the exons ATGGGGTGTGCCAGCGGCTGGCCGGGGGCTGCCCTTGCCCTCCTGCTGCTACCGCTGCTCAGCCTCCTGGCGCTCTGCTTGGCAGGTGAGGCTCTGGTGGGGTCCGGTGCATGACTCCCAGAGCAGGACCCCTGCCACAGCTCTGATGTG GGGGGCtctctggcagcactggaggAACTGGACCCCGCCACTGAGAGGCAGCCGCGAACAGTGTGCACCCTGCAGGAGGGGGAGAGTCGTATCTTCACCTGCTGGGTGCCCCGGCCAGCCCCCGGTGCCACGCTGGCCTGGTACCTCAACGGTCAGAAACAGGAAGCGAACCTCTCGACTGCAGACACTGCCAGCATCCTCACCTTCACTGGCCAGCGCTCCGACCACCAGCTCAACTGCTCCCTGACCATCCCGACCTCCAGTGAGAGCTACAACACCTCCATCCTTCTCAATGTGCAGT ATAAGCCAGAGATCCTCCAGGAAGGTGCCCACTACCAGCAGGTTGAGGGCACTGGCCTTCTCCTGGTACTCTTTGTGCTGGTGCAAGCCAACCCACCTGCCAGCATCACCTGGATGGACAAGCATGGGCATATGATGGCTAACACCTCCAAGTTTCTCCTTCTGGGTGCCACAAGCTACCCAGGGCTGGCCAACCACTCACTCCACATCCATTTCAACTGCACGGCTGGAAACCTCTCCATCAGTGCAGCCAACAGTGTGGGCATCACCActgcctccctcctgcccacag GTCTGCTGGATGCCCGTGTGGAGCTGCCTGTCCTGGGAGTTGCCattggagcagccctggccctatctgccctgctcagcctgggctcctgtgctgcctGCCTGGCATGTCGCTTGCCCGAGCTTATGCGAGGTCCGGGGCAAGCAGGACCCAGCCCACGcagccagtgctcccactgcagcagctctgggcccccgcagccccagggcacacgCCTGCCCCGCCAGACCCAGTCCCTGCCACCCAACCTGCGCCTCGGTGACCTTGCACAGGAAGAGGGAG CTTCCCCCAAGGATGCAGGAGCCAGTGCTAGGGGAGAAGAAAGTGCCCTGCTGGGACTGGAAAACTCCCTGGTCCGCAGCAAGCTTG GTTTTATCCAGCTCCCAGTGTCTGGGCGCATCTACAAAGTGCCCAGCATGAGCAGTGATGAGATCTGGCTGTGA
- the TTC36 gene encoding tetratricopeptide repeat protein 36 yields MATANDRAVLQTIFNPSTPFGDIPGLDEEEEDVQDEVEAFPLELLDQVRELELQGVSAAESGDISTALERFSEAIRLLPERASGYNNRAQALRLRGDVAGALQDLDAAIRLSRGRGRAACQSFVQRGLIHRLQARDEDARRDLERAARLGSAFARQQLVLLNPYSALCNQMLCEMLGRLRNPDGAGSD; encoded by the exons atGGCCACAGCCAACGACAGGGCCGTCCTGCAGACCATCTTCAACCCCAGCACCCCTTTTGGGGATATCCCAGGCttggatgaggaggaggaggatgtccAGGACGAGG TGGAAGCTTTTCCGTTGGAGCTGCTGGATCAAGTgcgggagctggagctgcagggcgTTTCTGCGGCCGAGTCAGGAGACATCAGCACGGCCCTGGAGCGGTTCAGCGAGGCCATTCGCCTGCTGCCCGAGCGCGCCTCGGGCTACAACAACCGGGCCCAGGCGCTGCGTTTGCGCGGAGACGTGGCAG GTGCCCTGCAGGACCTGGACGCTGCCATACGGCTGAGCCGCGGCCGCGGCCGTGCCGCCTGCCAGAGCTTCGTGCAGCGCGGCCTCATCCACCGGCTGCAGGCGCGGGACGAGGACGCCCGGCGGGACTTGGAGCGCGCAGCGCGCCTGGGCAGCGCCTTCGCCCGACAGCAGCTCGTGCTCCTCAACCCCTACTCTGCGCTCTGCAACCAAATGCTCTGCGAGATGCTCGGTCGGCTGCGCAACCCCGATGGGGCCGGGAGCGACTGA